The genomic interval GTATTTTAGAGACTATGATGTGCGTAAGCAACTCTACCGGTCAGTGTTTGCCGGCGCCTTTGGTGTTGCTTATGGCCATCATGCTGTCTGGCAGTTTTTCAACGAACGTGTAGAAGCCTTAAATTTTGCTGAAAGAGGCTGGATAAATGCTCTGGACAGACCGGGGCTTATCAGGTCGGATACCTAAGAAAATTGATAGAGTCAAGACCGAGTGAAAATTATCTAACGGATGCAAGTTATCATTACTCAGGGCAGGGAGAAGCCTATCAACGCCTAGAAGCTATACGAGATAGCAAGAGCAAATTTATCATGGTTTATTTACCAGTTAGCATAGAAATAAACTTGCTTTGCATACCAAGCAAACGAATTGTTGCTTGGTGGTATAATCCCACAAATGGAAAAGCACTAAAAATCGGCACATTGACTAAAAAACCCTTAATGAAGTTTATTCCAACGCAAGCCGCTGACCATAGCGATTGGGTATTAGTATTAGACAACTCAGAGATAAACTACACTGCTCCAGGAATATGAAAAGATGGCAGATGGAATTGCAAGGGTCTGGAAAGAATTTTTCTAGCAGCTATTTTTTTTACAAAAGTTCTAACAAAAGAAAAAAGTGAAGCAGTAAGTTAGATTTGAAATTAGGATACCTCCTTGATTATTTGTGACTGTTACTTTTCGTTTCTTTAATTTTGCCTCTTAGCTTACAGCCGGGCAATCAACGGTAGTACTAGACTAAGTGACTATAGCAACTAACATGTGGTATAGGTTTTAGATGTATTCCTCAATAATTGCTTAAAATATCTATTATTTCATTTATGTCTCTCTTATTAATATACCTAGCCTCTTTAGCTTTTATCAATATCTTTGTATCAAAAATTGTCTATACTAAGTTCAAATACCTTCTAAAAGAAGTCTTGTTTGTGTAATTTTTTGCGTAATACCTGTATGGCTAAGGATTCCAGGTTCCTTACAGATTTATAGGAGAAAGACATCACTCCATTATTTCCTCATAGCTTAATTTCTCATAATAACGCAAATAGAGTACTTCCTTCTGACGCTTAGGTAAAGAGTATATAGACAGGGCAAGCTTATCGGGGCTTTCATCCATACATGGTTCATGAATCAATTCTGGTTCGCTCGATTGGGCATATTTGCATTCCTGATTATGAGTAGCTTGCCGGAAGGCATGTAGGTGTTTTTTGTTGCTCGCCATTTTATAGAATAACAGTCGCCTGAAGGATACAAGCAAATAATACTTGATCGTTTTCACTTGAGCCAAATTATGCCTTTTTATCCATAAATCCAGAAACAATTCCTGAATACAAACACATACCATTTCCTCATTGGCTACAATGGTGAGCCCATAACTATAAAGCACATCCTTATAGTGTACAAATATATAGGAATAGGCTTGCTGGTTGCCTTCTGTAAAAGAACGCCATAACTCTTCAGGAACAAACAGGTTAGATAGGACGCCAGGTTTGTCTATGGGCATAAACATAGCTTCGCAATAAATCAGAATTACCTGT from Rhodocytophaga rosea carries:
- a CDS encoding putative collagen-binding domain-containing protein; the protein is MIESRPSENYLTDASYHYSGQGEAYQRLEAIRDSKSKFIMVYLPVSIEINLLCIPSKRIVAWWYNPTNGKALKIGTLTKKPLMKFIPTQAADHSDWVLVLDNSEINYTAPGI
- a CDS encoding RNA polymerase sigma factor, which encodes MPIDKPGVLSNLFVPEELWRSFTEGNQQAYSYIFVHYKDVLYSYGLTIVANEEMVCVCIQELFLDLWIKRHNLAQVKTIKYYLLVSFRRLLFYKMASNKKHLHAFRQATHNQECKYAQSSEPELIHEPCMDESPDKLALSIYSLPKRQKEVLYLRYYEKLSYEEIME
- a CDS encoding apiosidase-like domain-containing protein is translated as MFAGAFGVAYGHHAVWQFFNERVEALNFAERGWINALDRPGLIRSDT